One Capsicum annuum cultivar UCD-10X-F1 chromosome 2, UCD10Xv1.1, whole genome shotgun sequence genomic window carries:
- the LOC107860607 gene encoding mediator of RNA polymerase II transcription subunit 4 has product MLQNVQHQLLQSPARLGLPTPSSPSLQSTTPPPKFSSQVSQPLQPNQQANVLTTTTTSSTLLPLLPPLPRAQSLLVQMSSLTSRLFEVSPNRSHWLSAFRGSFPSFLPSAAPFPQDSFPSSSKEILSVFTSLQTQLFEAVAELQEILDLQDEKQKIAREIRSNDSVILAFANKLKGAERVLDNLVDDYSDYRRPKRAKLENDTEESSVTTVATQLKLSDILSYARRISYTTFAPPEFGGGQAPLRGALPPAPQDEQMRASQLYNFADLDVGLPKTDEGKENILERLIEPLAESNPLANLSAIQGLVPPNIVVPSGWKPGMPVELPTDLPLPPPGWKPGDPIALPPVDSRPLQKVEEAPARPVPPPGLSRMPEPIQVRHVQLDIDDDSSDYSSDEASSDSED; this is encoded by the coding sequence ATGTTACAGAATGTTCAACACCAGCTTTTGCAATCGCCGGCCAGGCTAGGCCTGCCAACTCCCAGTTCACCTTCTCTACAAAGCACAACTCCTCCTCCTAAGTTCTCCTCACAAGTGTCGCAACCTCTTCAACCCAATCAACAGGCAAATGTCTTAACTACCACTACCACCTCATCGACGCTCCTTCCTCTTCTCCCACCTCTCCCTAGAGCTCAGTCTCTTCTCGTTCAAATGTCATCTCTTACTTCGAGGCTCTTTGAAGTCTCACCTAACCGGTCCCATTGGCTTAGTGCTTTTCGTGGTTCTTTCCCTTCATTTCTGCCTTCTGCAGCACCATTTCCACAAGATTCCTTCCCATCATCCTCAAAAGAAATCCTTTCTGTGTTTACTTCTCTTCAGACACAGCTGTTTGAAGCAGTTGCCGAACTACAAGAAATTCTTGATCTTCAAGATGAGAAGCAAAAAATCGCCCGTGAAATTAGGTCAAATGATTCTGTAATTCTTGCCTTCGCCAACAAACTCAAAGGAGCTGAGCGCGTTCTTGACAATCTTGTTGATGATTACTCTGATTATCGTCGTCCCAAACGGGCCAAGTTGGAAAATGATACCGAAGAATCTTCAGTAACAACTGTGGCAACTCAGTTGAAATTATCTGACATATTGTCATATGCTCGTAGGATAAGTTACACTACTTTTGCACCACCTGAATTTGGTGGTGGACAAGCTCCTCTTCGGGGAGCACTCCCACCAGCTCCACAGGATGAGCAAATGCGTGCAtctcaattatataattttgctGATCTTGATGTTGGTTTACCTAAAACAGATGAAGGCAAAGAGAATATTTTGGAGCGACTCATTGAGCCTCTGGCAGAAAGTAACCCACTTGCCAATCTTTCAGCAATTCAGGGCCTTGTCCCTCCAAATATTGTAGTTCCATCTGGTTGGAAACCTGGCATGCCTGTTGAGTTACCCACTGATCTCCCACTTCCTCCACCTGGGTGGAAACCTGGCGATCCAATTGCTCTTCCTCCAGTGGATTCTCGTCCACTTCAAAAGGTCGAGGAGGCACCAGCACGACCAGTACCTCCTCCAGGACTTTCAAGAATGCCCGAACCAATACAAGTTCGACATGTGCagcttgatattgatgatgatagtAGCGATTATAGTTCTGATGAGGCCAGCTCTGATAGTGAAGATTGA
- the LOC107860608 gene encoding GPI ethanolamine phosphate transferase 1 — MRIDGILGVGEKNGRRSTINTARNKQKWLSRKEKWLVVLGVILHAVYMLSIFDIYFKTPIVHGMEPVPPRFAAPAKRLVLLVADGLRADKFYEPDSEGGYRAPFLRSIIRKKGRWGVSHARPPTESRPGHVAIIAGFYEDPSAVTKGWKANPVEFDSVFNQSRHIFSYGSPDIVPIFCGALPHSTWNSYPHEFEDFATDASFLDEWSFDQFQNLLNSSTKDPKLKQLLEQDKLVVFLHLLGCDSNGHAHKPFSSIYLNNVKVVDKIAEKVYNLMQDYYKDNQTAYIFTADHGMSDKGSHGDGHPTNTDTPLVVWGAGVGDPLPISRSDHHENTARFIDDHLHDTETPTEWGLSGMTRFDVNQADIAPLMSTLLGLPCPVNSVGNLPLQYMNLNKAEEVEAVLANTKQILNQFLQKSQLKQSTSLYIKPFKPLASYSSLLRQIEHLISLKEYETAMKLSEQLRSLALQGLHYFQTYDWLMLMTVITLGYVGWMIYVILHVLQSYTSLPATIFRKEQVPNPISTVKVHLLGGLLMGIACTLLLVEKSPPLYHAYVVMTMFLWTQIFSEYQFLKALCRYLCGRANDYYLKLIASGVFPVIILELLVKSFTDRKLYTWCFLTTGVAVPFYLYRSLPMRSGIPIFVWLACWILSIFTLMPPQIPENTLLVVAGAVMIITIGVVLRYVELRAKDNRYWLSLVAQNSRKLKFPFLFHLQILLVGVASLMVWLSTTHRTEKRELLVLHQLVNWFIAGFSMILPLFSATGLLSRLTSIFLGVAPPFLLLSIGYEAVFYGALSLALIAWILAENAYLHINKFRSSTPVKSMEDDNRCLELSDMRIPLTFMVFFNIAFFGTGNFASIASFEISSVYRFITIFSPFLMAALLIFKLLIPFILVICAFSAITKLVQVPLLGCYFLVILCSDVMTIHFFFLVRNKGSWMEIGNSISHFGIMSAQVVFVLMLFAVTNVFTKDIQVRSDQQFSRKKK, encoded by the exons ATGAGGATCGATGGGATCTTGGGAGTCGGAGAAAAAAATGGTCGGAGATCCACCATTAATACTGCTCGGAATAAGCAAAAATGGCTAAGCAGAAAAGAAAAATGGCTGGTGGTTCTTGGTGTAATACTTCATGCAGTTTACATGCTCAGTATCTTCGACATTTACTTCAAAACTCCTATTGTTCATGGAATGGAACCTGTCCCACCTCGTTTTGCTGCCCCAGCTAAACGTCTCGTTCTACTGGTTG cGGATGGCTTACGGGCTGATAAGTTTTACGAGCCGGACTCGGAGGGAGGTTATAGAGCTCCATTTTTGAGGAGCATTATTAGGAAAAAAGGTAGATGGGGAGTATCACATGCTCGTCCTCCAACAGAATCTAGGCCAGGACATGTTGCTATAATTGCTGGATTCTATGAAGATCCTAGTGCTGTTACTAAAG GTTGGAAGGCAAATCCGGTTGAGTTCGATTCAGTATTTAATCAAAGCCGGCATATATTTTCCTATGGTAGCCCAGATATTGTTCCTATATTCTGTGGTGCCTTGCCACATAGCACTTGGAATTCGTATCCACATGAATTTGAGGATTTCGCAACTG ATGCTTCATTTTTGGATGAGTGGTCATTCGATCAATTCCAGAACCTCTTGAATAGTTCCACTAAAGACCCAAAATTGAAGCAGCTACTCGAACAAGACAAGCTTGTTGTTTTTCTGCACCTGCTTGGCTGTGATTCCAATGGTCATGCACACAAGCCGTTTTCGTCCATCTATCTAAATAATGTTAAAGTGGTTGACAAGATAGCGGAAAAGGTTTACAATCTTATGCAGGACTACTACAAAGACAATCAGactgcatatatatttacagCAGATCATGGAATGAGCGACAAAG GGAGTCATGGAGATGGACACCCAACAAACACAGATACACCTCTTGTGGTATGGGGAGCAGGCGTCGGGGACCCCTTGCCAATTTCCCGCAGTGATCATCATGAAAATACTGCCCGCTTTATTGATGACCATCTGCATGATACAGAAACACCCACAGAATGGGGCCTCAGTGGCATGACGAGGTTTGATGTTAATCAAGCTGACATAGCACCGCTGATG TCCACTCTTCTTGGTCTGCCATGTCCTGTCAACTCGGTTGGCAATCTGCCTCTTCAGTACATGAATCTGAATAAG GCAGAAGAAGTTGAAGCTGTGCTAGCCAATACGAAGCAAATCCTCAATCAGTTCCTTCAAAAGTCAC AGTTAAAGCAGTCGACCTCGTTATACATCAAGCCTTTCAAACCCTTGGCTAGTTATTCATCACTATTGCGTCAAATCGAGCATCTGATTTCTCTCAAAGAGTATGAAACTGCAATGAAATTATCTGAACAGCTTAGGAGCTTGGCACTACAAGGACTTCACTATTTCCAGACATATGATTGGTTGATGCTGATGACTGTCATTACTCTCGGCTATGTTGGTTGGATGATCTATGTGATACTCCATGTCTTGCAATCTTATACATCCCTGCCTGCAACTATTTTTCGCAAGGAGCAAGTGCCTAATCCAATAAGTACCGTAAAG GTACATCTTTTAGGAGGGCTGTTAATGGGAATAGCATGCACTCTTCTGTTGGTTGAAAAATCTCCTCCCCTTTATCACGCTTATGTCGTGATGACAATGTTTCTGTGGACGCAAATATTTAGTGAGTATCAATTTCTCAAGGCATTGTGCAGATATTTGTGCGGGAGAGCTAATGATTACTATCTTAAACTCATTGCAAGTGGTGTTTTTCCCGTGATCATTCTTGAGCTTCTG GTGAAGAGCTTCACAGATAGAAAACTCTATACGTGGTGTTTCTTAACTACAGGGGTTGCCGTTCCTTTTTATCTGTATAGATCATTACCTATGAGATCTGGAATACCAATCTTTGTATGGCTGGCATGTTGGATTTTGTCGATTTTTACTCTCATGCCCCCTCAAATTCCAGAAAATACCCTGCTTGT GGTTGCTGGGGCGGTGATGATTATCACAATTGGCGTAGTTCTTCGATATGTGGAACTTCGTGCTAAAGATAACAGATACTGGCTTAGTCTCGTTGCACAAAACTCGAGGAAACTCAAGTTCCCCTTCCTCTTTCACTTGCAG ATCCTTTTGGTTGGCGTAGCATCTCTGATGGTTTGGCTTTCAACTACTCATAGAACAGAGAAACGGGAATTGTTAGTCCTCCATCAGCTGGTGAATTGGTTCATTGCTG GCTTCTCGATGATACTCCCACTCTTTTCGGCTACTGGTCTCTTGTCCAGGCTGACTTCCATTTTCCTTGGCGTTGCACCTCCCTTCCTGCTTCTATCAATCGG CTATGAAGCAGTCTTCTATGGTGCTCTCAGTCTTGCACTCATAGCATGGATACTGGCGGAAAATGCTTATCTCCATATAAACAAGTTCAGATCATCAACTCCAGTCAAATCCATGGAGGATGATAATAGATGCCTTGAGTTAAGCGATATGAGGATCCCATTAACCTTT ATGGTCTTTTTCAATATTGCCTTCTTTGGAACTGGTAATTTTGCAAGTATAGCAAGCTTTGAGATCTCCTCCGTCTATCGGTTCATAACTATTTTCAGT CCTTTTCTGATGGCAGCGTTGCTTATTTTCAAGTTGTTGATACCATTCATACTTGTCAT ATGTGCGTTTAGTGCAATCACTAAATTGGTGCAAGTTCCGTTGTTGGGATGCTATTTTTTGGTTATCTTGTGCTCCGACGTAATGACAATCCATTTCTTCTTCCTG GTCCGAAATAAAGGAAGCTGGATGGAAATTGGAAACAGCATTAGTCATTTCGGAATTATGAGTGCTCAAGTTGTGTTTGTCCTCATGCTTTTTGCTGTTACAAATGTATTCACGAAAGACATCCAAGTTAGATCAGATCAGCAGTTTTCTCGTAAAAAAAAGTGA
- the LOC107860610 gene encoding uncharacterized protein LOC107860610: MASVSAFSICRAKSDSQIPHSCSSIVTPQFFPVQFLRFQSNRGIFDGYACSASLVKAKVPLRSSSTRLWSSTEEDGTTTAVEEEEAEASAAPTSTSGQTVSVPVSPSDVLTMFFQAEGTMNEAAITSVTNALEDIEGITGRKVQVVEGIASVELTKQTTIQATGVASSLVETIQGSGFKLQTLNLSFQDEEDIS, encoded by the exons atggcGAGCGTCTCAGCATTTTCCATTTGCAGAGCAAAATCTGATTCTCAAATTCCCCATTCCTGTTCATCTATTGTAACTCCCCAGTTTTTCCCAGTTCAATTCCTTCGATTTCAAAGTAACAGGGGCATTTTCGATGGTTATGCTTGCTCGGCAAGTTTGGTGAAAGCTAAGGTCCCTCTGAGAAGTAGTAGTACTAGGTTATGGTCGTCAACTGAGGAAGATGGTACTACTACtgctgttgaagaagaagaagctgaagCTTCTGCTGCTCCGACCTCTACCTCTGGTCAGACTGTTTCTGTTCCCGTCTCCCCTTCTGATGTTCTTACCATGTTCTTTCAG GCAGAAGGAACAATGAATGAAGCTGCTATTACTTCTGTGACTAACGCTTTAGAG GATATAGAAGGCATTACAGGTCGCAAAGTTCAAGTTGTCGAGGGCATTGCAAGTGTCGAG TTAACAAAGCAAACGACGATACAAGCTACAGGGGTGGCTTCCAGTTTGGTTGAAACAATACAAGGTTCTGGCTTCAAGTTACAAACATTGAATTTGAGCTTCCAGGATGAAGAAGATATTAGTTAA